One window of the Hoplias malabaricus isolate fHopMal1 chromosome Y, fHopMal1.hap1, whole genome shotgun sequence genome contains the following:
- the LOC136677661 gene encoding chromodomain-helicase-DNA-binding protein 9-like isoform X5, whose protein sequence is MSTVKRPRGRPPKNTNGSSGQGRLLNPPMKSSSSSSSSSSSYSSLSEKRVQKRQQQQMETTALEDKQQKANRIISEAIAKARERGEKNIPRVMSPECFPSSSQLHGHRSSASKSKNKDKSSKKAHIITSSKSKQKTKIGKIVIKFGKKKKRKTESSDELSDDEPPPRRSSRDDDSKRRSNRQIKRKRYAEEQDSRVSDEEVKLNVKAKKSNEPTVQLFVENPSEEDGAVVDKIMASHIVKKEVSPGVLVEVEEFFVKYKNYSYLHCEWATEQQLEKDKRIQQKIKRFKIKQAQRAHFFADMEEDPFNPDYVEVDRVLEVSYCEDKDTGEPVVYYLVKWCSLPYEDSTWELKEDVDQSKIEEFEQLQAARPDSRRMERPPASHWKKLEQSREYRNGNSLRDYQLEGLNWLLFNWYNRRNCILADEMGLGKTIQSITFLKEIHRTGIKGPFLIIAPLSTIANWEREFHTWTHLNIIVYHGSVLSRQMLQQYEMYFRDAQGRVVKGAYRFQAVITTFEMILGGCPELNAIDWRCVIIDEAHRLKNKNCKLLEGFKLMNLEHKVLLTGTPLQNTVEELFSLLHFLEPSRFPSETTFMQEFGDLKTEEQVQKLQAILKPMMLRRLKEDVEKKLAPKEETIIEVELTNIQKKYYRAILEKNFSFLAKGAGQANVPNLVNTMMELRKCCNHPYLIKGAEEKILEDFREVCNPSAPDFHLQAMVQSAGKLVLIDKLLPKMKAGGHKVLIFSQMVRCLDILEDYLIQRRYLYERIDGRVRGNLRQAAIDRFSKPDSDRFVFLLCTRAGGLGINLTAADTCIIFDSDWNPQNDLQAQARCHRIGQNKAVKVYRLITRNSYEREMFDRASLKLGLDKAVLQSMSGRDNSLGGGGGQIQQQLSKKEIEDLLRRGAYGALMDEEDEGAKFCEEDIDQILQRRTKTITIESEGRGSTFAKASFVASGNRTDISLDDPNFWDKWAKKAEIDIDTVNGRNSLVIDTPRVRKQTRPFSATKDELAELSEGESSGDEKPKLRRTYDRLNSYGRTECFRVEKNLLVYGWGRWRDILQHGRFKRQLSERDVEWICRALLAYCLVHYRGDDKIKSFMWDLIAPTEDGRTKELQNHLGLSTPVPRGRKGKKMKTQSSTFDIQKAEWIRKHNPEHMLSDDGYKKHLKHHCNKVLLRVRMLYYLKQEIIGAQGQTLLDGAEAGELEISVPDPDHSELPALWWDSVADKCLLIGVFKHGYEKYNTIRADPALCFLDRVGKPDEKAIAAEQRGNDFMDGDVDDPEYKPAPALIKDDIEDDASSPGDLVITDTGGGCSVLDGGGGSLGVGTGAYWPSPSALTARLRRLITASQRYTKTRQILQIHQTQQTMGPSLCPLPPTLTDTLNPKIAAKIERQQRWTRREEADFYRVVSTFGVVFDPDLGRFDWTKFRAMARLHKKTDESLQKYLCVFTAMCRRVCRLPARESDIVDPSLSIQPITEERASRTLYRVELLRKVREQVLRHPQLFERLRLCQPGPDLPVWWETGLHDRDLLIGAAKHGVSRTDYHILRDPELSFMTAQRNYSQNKGVSAQTQNQALLLGQSQTPTPLLQNQVPGAPASPLLANSAQREEELLPKEEQFSEGEEGSRQKELELEKWSPAIRPPTPTGEIRVKEEVEEKGEENERRMVAARTKPLTPNSAARKQKKLSKRSRKEARRRSGSDTDSDGSSSSSSSSSSSRSSSSSSSSSRSGSSSSSSSSSCSSGSSSSSSSSSSSEESDSEEAPKSTSAMSGVKGFDEDSVASHSTTHDDMQDSHVTNGITNTSHPFQGGYMLAASYWPKDRVMINRLDSICQAVLKGKWPGIRRVYDANAMASFYTTKLLDNAANLTDDPAASTQVSKVKKHDADRDKEFSVKINDLEGSLKLTFQKQGLSLKRPLEGEEGPLAQQQYLARLQELQSASDSSLTDYTKSINNYSQGVGGVAAMTGVPGMAGHGHLNGVVDQPVVKKRRGRKKNVEGIDLLFMNKSKSLIPDQGSSSWSGTIPEGTAPGPSFPPGIGPTDTESRVPVINLKDGTRLAGDDAPKRKDLDQWLKEHPGFVADVGAFIPGLNKMQFQDGRPKQKRHRCRNPNKIDVNSLTGEERVQIINRRNARKIGGAFAPPLKDLCRFLQENPEYGVPPEWADVVKQSGYLPESMFDRILTGPIVPEEVSRRGRRPKNAMARVAATANPGTNTAALGLNPLLANGLLTGLDLTSLQALQSIQSLQLTAGLIGLQPDTANMAAMLPMMLSGMAGLPNLLGMSGIMGKQDAAAMATCRENPGKKNEESTAQTSSVDSKVERTESSTACSSTATDSTQLSASASGHTLALNPLLLSSMLYPGMLLNPGLNLPVANQPQASNPQSTPPDQPTPSEVTQQHTGLSKEKDKGDGDKGEELDEQKDNSGPEGSGKAESSSSESESSSSSSEDSDSSDED, encoded by the exons AAAAATTGTTATCAAGTTCGGGAAGAAGAAAAAGCGCAAGACTGAATCTTCCGATGAACTGTCCGATGACGAGCCGCCACCTCGACGATCATCCAGGGATGATGACTCG AAGCGGCGGTCGAACAGGCAGATCAAGAGGAAGAGGTATGCAGAGGAGCAAGACTCTCGAGTGTCCGATGAGGAGGTGAAGCTTAATGTTAAAGCCAAGAAGTCGAACGAGCCGACTGTACAGTTGTTTGTG GAGAACCCCAGTGAAGAAGATGGTGCTGTAGTGGATAAAATAATGGCATCTCACATAGTGAAAAAAGAG GTATCTCCAGGGGTCTTAGTCGAAGTGGAGGAGTTctttgtaaaatacaaaaatta ctCTTATCTGCATTGTGAGTGGGCTACAGAGCAACAGTTGGAGAAGGACAAGAGGATCCAACAAAAAATCAAACGTTTCAAGATCAAGCAGGCTCAGAGAGCACATTTCTTTGCTGAt ATGGAAGAAGATCCTTTTAATCCTGATTATGTGGAAGTGGACAGAGTCCTGGAGGTTTCCTACTGTGAGGATAAGGACACTGGGGAG CCGGTAGTGTATTACCTTGTGAAATGGTGTTCGTTGCCATATGAGGACAGTACATGGGAACTTAAGGAAGATGTGGATCAGAGTAAGATTGAGGAGTTTGAGCAGCTGCAGGCAGCAAGACCAGACTCCAGGAGAATG GAGCGTCCCCCAGCAAGCCACTGGAAAAAGCTTGAGCAGTCAAGAGAATATCGTAATGGTAACAGTCTCAGGGATTACCAGCTGGAGGGGCTCAACTGGTTGCTCTTCAACTGGTACAACAG gCGTAACTGTATATTGGCTGATGAGATGGGTTTGGGTAAAACCATCCAGTCCATTACATTTCTGAAAGAGATCCACCGCACAGGGATAAAGGGGCCTTTCCTCATTATTGCCCCACTCTCCACTATTGCAAACTGGGAGCGTGAGTTCCATACTTGGACACACCTCAACATCATTGTCTACCACGGCAGTGTTCTCAGTCGGCAGATGCTGCAGCAGTACGAGATGTATTTCAGGGATGCTCAG GGTCGTGTGGTGAAAGGCGCTTACCGGTTTCAGGCTGTCATCACCACGTTTGAGATGATTCTGGGAGGCTGTCCGGAGCTCAATGCCATTGATTGGCGATGTGTGATCATAGATGAAGCTCACcgcctgaaaaacaaaaactgcaAGCTGCTGGAGGGCTTTAAGTTAATGAACTTG GAGCACAAGGTGCTGTTGACTGGCACTCCACTGCAGAACACAGTGGAGGAGTTGTTTAGTCTCCTTCATTTCCTGGAGCCATCACGTTTTCCATCTGAAACCACCTTCATGCAGGAATTTGGAGACTTAAAGACCGAAGAGCAG GTCCAAAAGCTACAGGCAATATTGAAACCAATGATGCTCCGTCGGCTGAAGGAGGATGTTGAGAAGAAACTGGCTCCTAAAGAAGAGACCATCATTGAGGTGGAGCTCACCAACATCCAGAAGAAATACTATCGGGCCATCTTGGAGAAGAACTTCTCTTTCTTGGCCAAAGGAGCTGGCCAAGCCAATGTCCCCAACTTGGTCAACACCATGATGGAGTTAAGGAAATGTTGCAATCACCCCTACCTCATCAAAg GGGCAGAAGAGAAAATCCTAGAGGACTTTCGGGAGGTGTGCAACCCCTCTGCCCCAGACTTCCACCTGCAGGCCATGGTGCAGTCTGCTGGCAAACTTGTTCTCATAGACAAGCTGCTGCCCAAAATGAAGGCTGGTGGACACAAAGTTCTCATTTTCTCCCAGATGGTGCGCTGTCTCGACATCTTGGAAGACTACCTCATCCAGAGACG ataCCTCTACGAACGAATAGATGGGCGAGTGCGTGGAAACCTTCGGCAGGCAGCTATAGATCGCTTCAGTAAGCCAGATTCTGACCGATTTGTCTTCCTGCTGTGCACAAGAGCTGGTGGGCTGGGTATCAACCTCACTGCTGCTGATACATGCATCATCTTTGACTCTGACTGGAACCCTCAGAACGACCTGCAG GCCCAGGCTCGCTGCCACAGGATTGGTCAGAATAAGGCAGTGAAAGTATATCGGCTGATCACACGTAACTCTTATGAACGAGAAATGTTTGACAGGGCCAGTCTCAAGCTGGGACTGGATAAGGCTGTGCTGCAGAGCATGAGTGGAAGGGACAACAGcctaggaggaggaggagga CAGATCCAACAGCAGCTCTCTAAGAAAGAGATTGAGGACCTTTTGAGACGTGGAGCATATGGTGCCCTCATGGACGAGGAAGATGAGGGGGCAAAATTCTGTGAGGAAGATATTGACCAGATCTTACAGCGCAGAACCAAAACCATCACCATTGAATCAGAGGGAAGAGGGTCCACCTTTGCCAAG GCCAGTTTTGTAGCTTCAGGGAACCGAACAGACATCTCTCTTGATGACCCCAACTTCTGGGACAAATGGGCAAAGAAGGCTGAGATCGACATTGACACAGTCAATGGCAGA AACAGTCTGGTTATTGACACACCAAGGGTGCGGAAGCAGACTCGGCCTTTCAGTGCCACTAAAGATGAGCTTGCAGAGCTGTCAGAAGGTGAGAGCAGTGGAGATGAGAAACCTAAACTACGGCGCACATACGACCGCCTCAACAGCTATGGACGTACAGAGTGCTTTCGTGTGGAAAAGAACCTCCTGGTGTATGG gtggGGCCGTTGGAGGGACATCCTGCAGCATGGTCGTTTTAAGAGACAGCTAAGCGAGAGAGATGTGGAATGGATATGTAGAGCACTGCTAGCGTATTGCCTTGTACATTATAGAGGAGATGACAAGATCAAAAGTTTTATGTGGGACCTGATTGCCCCAACAGAGGATGGCAGGACCAAGGAGCTCCAGAATCATCTGG GACTGTCCACACCTGTTCCTCGGGGAAGGAAGGGGAAGAAAATGAAAACTCAGTCGAGCACATTTGACATCCAGAAGGCTGAGTGGATCAGGAAACACAACCCAGAGCATATGCTGTCAGATGATGGATACAAGAAACACCTTAAGCACCACTGTAACAA GGTGCTGTTGAGAGTGAGAATGCTATACTACCTGAAACAGGAGATCATTGGTGCACAAGGTCAGACGCTGCTGGATGGAGCTGAAGCTGG GGAGTTGGAGATTTCTGTTCCTGATCCAGACCATTCTGAACTGCCAGCTTTATGGTGGGACTCTGTTGCAGACAAGTGTTTGCTAATCGGCGTCTTTAAGCATG GTTATGAGAAGTACAACACTATTCGTGCAGATCCTGCTTTGTGCTTCTTGGACAGGGTCGGCAAACCAGACGAGAAGGCCATCGCTGCTGAACAGAGAGGAAATGACTTTATGGATGG GGACGTTGATGACCCTGAATATAAGCCTGCTCCTGCATTGATAAAAGATGATATAGAG gATGATGCTTCTTCTCCTGGTGATTTGGTCATTACAGATACAGGAGGTg GTTGCTCTGTGTTAGACGGTGGAGGTGGTTCTCTTGGAGTTGGAACAGGAGCATACTGGCCATCTCCGTCAGCCTTAACGGCTCGACTGCGGCGTTTGATAACAGCTTCACAGCGCTACACTAAGACTAGACAGATCCTGCAGATTCACCAGACCCAGCAGACCATGGGTCCTTCACTCTGCCCTCTACCTCCTActctcactgacacactcaaTCCCAAAATTGCTGCCAAGATTGAGAGACAACAAAG GTGGACCAGGAGAGAAGAGGCAGATTTCTATCGAGTGGTTTCTACATTTGGGGTTGTGTTTGACCCAGACTTGGGCCGCTTTGACTGGACAAAGTTCAGAGCAATGGCTCGTCTGCACAAGAAAACTGATGAGAGTCTCCAGAAATACctctgtgttttcactgccatgtGCAGGAGGGTTTGCCGCCTTCCTGCAAGGGAGAGCG ATATTGTGGATCCTTCTCTCTCCATCCAGCCCATCACAGAGGAGCGTGCGTCCCGTACTTTGTACCGTGTGGAATTGCTCCGAAAGGTGAGGGAACAGGTACTGCGGCACCCGCAGCTTTTTGAGCGTCTCAGATTGTGCCAGCCAGGACCCGACCTGCCCGTGTGGTGGGAGACAGGACTCCATGACCGGGATCTACTAATTGGAGCAGCCAAACACGGAGTTAGCCGGACAGACTACCATATACTTCGTGACCCAGAGCTAAGCTTCATGACTGCTCAGAGGAACTACAGCCAGAACAAAGGGGTTTCAGCTCAAACCCAAAACCAGGCATTGCTGCTTGGGCAGTCCCAGACTCCAACACCCTTACTGCAGAACCAGGTTCCTGGTGCTCCGGCATCACCGCTTTTGGCTAACTCTGCCCAAAGGGAGGAGGAACTCCTGCCCAAGGAAGAACAATTTtcagagggagaggaggggagCAGACAGAAggagctagaactggagaagtGGAGTCCAGCCATTAGGCCTCCTACACCCACTGGAGAGATAAGGGTGAAAGAAGAAGTTGAAGAGAAAGGAGAGGAAAATGAGAGACGAATGGTGGCTGCCAGAACAAAACCACTCACACCAAATTCTGCAGCCCGGAAACAGAAAAAGTTGAGCAAGAGGAGTCGCAAGGAGGCCAGAAGAAGGTCGGGCTCAGACACCGACTCGGATGGCTCTTCCTCGAGTTCTTCATCAAGTTCTTCATCAagatcctcatcttcatcatcatcctcttcaCGATCAGGGTCTAGTTCCTCATCTTCGTCTTCATCCTGCTCATCGGgttcttcatcttcctcatcatcgtcatcatcttcTGAGGAGAGTGACAGTGAGGAAGCTCCAAAGAGCA catCAGCCATGTCTGGGGTAAAAGGCTTTGATGAGGACAGTGTAGCATCTCACAGCACTACTCACGATGACATGCAGGACAGTCATGTGACCAACGGCATCACAAACACTTCCCACCCCTTCCAGGGAGGATACATGCTTGCTGCTTCCTATTGGCCAAAG GATCGTGTCATGATAAATCGATTGGACAGTATTTGTCAGGCTGTGCTGAAAGGCAAGTGGCCTGGGATTCGGCGTGTATACGATGCAAACGCAATGGCCTCTTTTTACACAACTAAACTCCTGGACAACGCTGCTAACCTCACAGATGACCCTGCAGCCTCCACTCAGGTGTCAAAGGTGAAGAAGCATGATGCAGACAGAGATAAGGAGTTTTCAGTCAAAATCAATGAT CTGGAAGGCAGTCTGAAGCTAACATTCCAGAAGCAAGGGCTGTCTTTAAAGCGCCCTCTGGAAGGAGAGGAGGGACCTCTTGCTCAACAGCAGTATCTGGCTAGGCTACAGGAGCTACAGAGTGCCTCTGATAGCAGTCTGACTGACTACACCAAATCAATTAACAATTATTCACAAG gtgTAGGTGGAGTAGCTGCCATGACAGGAGTGCCTGGTATGGCTGGTCATGGGCATCTGAATGGAGTAGTTGATCAACCAGTGGTCAAAAaaaggagaggaagaaagaagaaCGTAGAAGGGATAGATCTTCTCTTCATGAACAAGAGCAAGTCCCTAATTCCTGACCAG GGTTCATCAAGTTGGAGTGGGACTATCCCTGAGGGTACGGCCCCAGGACCAAGCTTCCCTCCTGGCATTGGGcctacagacacagagagtagagtccctGTTATTAACCTCAAAGATGGGACACGGCTGGCGGGAGATGATGCACCAAAACGGAAGGATCTAGACCAGTGGTTGAAAGAACACCCAGGCTTTGTGGCAGATGTCGGAGCGTTCATTCCT GGCCTGAATAAGATGCAGTTCCAAGATGGACGGCCAAAGCAGAAAAGGCATCGCTGCAGAAACCCAAACAAGATTGATGTTAACAGCCTCACAGGAGAGGAAAGGGTACAGATCATCAACAGGAGAAATGCACGCAAG ATTGGTGGTGCGTTTGCTCCTCCTCTGAAGGATTTGTGCCGGTTCCTTCAGGAGAACCCAGAGTACGGTGTCCCACCAGAGTGGGCTGATGTGGTCAAACAGTCG ggCTACCTCCCAGAGAGCATGTTTGACCGTATCTTGACTGGCCCAATCGTCCCAGAGGAAGTCAGCAGACGAGGGCGTCGGCCCAAGAACGCTATGGCCAGAGTCGCAGCCACGGCTAACCCTGGAACTAACACAGCAGCTCTGGGACTCAATCCTCTTCTGGCCAATGGCCTCCTCACTGGTCTGGACTTAACTAGCCTGCAGGCTCTCCAGAGCATTCAGTCCCTCCAGCTCACAGCTGGACTCATTGGCCTGCAGCCTGATACTGCCAACATGGCTGCCATGTTACCCATGATGCTATCTGGAATGGCCGGGTTACCCAACCTTCTTGGGATGAGTGGTATAATGGGAAAACAGGATGCAGCTGCAATGGCGACATGTAGAGAAAATCCAggaaagaaaaatgaagaatCAACAGCTCAAACCTCAAGTGTGGACAGCAAGGTGGAGAGGACAGAGAGCTCCACAGCTTGCAGCTCAACAGCCACCGACTCTACCCAGCTAAGTGCTTCTGCCTCAGGCCACACGTTGGCCCTCAACCCCCTATTGCTCTCCAGTATGCTTTACCCAGGGATGCTTCTCAACCCAGGCCTTAATTTGCCTGTGGCCAATCAGCCGCAAGCTTCAAACCCTCAGTCCACCCCTCCAGATCAGCCCACCCCCTCTGAGGTAACGCAGCAACATACTGGCCTATCAAAAGAGAAGGATAAAGGGGATGGGGATAAAGGGGAGGAGCTTGATGAACAGAAGGACAACAGTGGTCCAGAGGGCTCCGGGAAGGCGGAGTCATCTTCCTCAGAGTCTGAaagctcctcatcttcatctgaGGATTCAGATTCCAGTGATGAAGATTAA